A region from the Streptomyces tsukubensis genome encodes:
- a CDS encoding MerR family transcriptional regulator, whose translation MSEQPVAEYRIEDLAQLSGATVRTIRAYQDRGLLPKPERRGRSNVYGAAHLTRLRQISGLLDRGYTLASIRELLEAWDTGRGLEGVLGLVAGVEVAESGGETYVGGAAEPVRRPLPLAQHTAGAELGDAVQIFAPRRLHHRPVEGGAVEGASDPGLVALPVETIRAVRNLVGPENTAAFITAATERELQARTLDVLTARPLQES comes from the coding sequence ATGTCCGAACAGCCGGTCGCGGAGTACCGAATCGAGGATCTCGCGCAGCTGAGCGGTGCCACGGTCCGGACGATCCGGGCCTATCAGGACCGGGGTCTGCTGCCGAAGCCGGAGCGGCGGGGCAGATCCAATGTGTACGGCGCCGCCCATCTCACCCGTCTCCGGCAGATCTCCGGTCTCCTCGACCGCGGCTACACCCTTGCCTCGATAAGGGAGTTGCTGGAGGCCTGGGACACCGGGCGGGGGCTGGAAGGGGTCCTGGGACTGGTCGCCGGGGTGGAGGTGGCGGAGTCCGGCGGGGAGACGTACGTCGGCGGAGCCGCCGAGCCGGTCCGCCGTCCGCTGCCGCTCGCACAGCACACCGCCGGTGCCGAACTGGGCGACGCCGTGCAGATCTTTGCGCCCCGCCGCCTCCATCACCGTCCGGTGGAAGGCGGAGCGGTGGAGGGCGCCTCGGATCCCGGGCTCGTCGCCCTGCCGGTGGAGACGATCAGGGCTGTACGGAACCTGGTTGGCCCGGAGAACACCGCGGCCTTCATCACCGCTGCCACGGAACGGGAGCTGCAGGCCAGGACCTTGGATGTGCTGACGGCAAGGCCCCTTCAGGAGAGCTGA
- a CDS encoding type II toxin-antitoxin system VapC family toxin yields MSGTLVLDSEALSKLARRHRDATVWLDVARRLDLLVVTSAATLVEARDPKVPQAAFDHAVSLTKVRPVTEEIARAASRLLAEEGLHGHKYAVDAMLAATAHAEHGDVTVLTSDTDDLRRLCRLRIAVEPI; encoded by the coding sequence ATGAGCGGGACGCTCGTTCTCGACAGCGAGGCTCTCTCCAAGCTCGCCCGCCGACATCGTGACGCGACCGTCTGGCTGGACGTCGCCCGCAGGCTGGACCTGCTCGTCGTGACGAGCGCCGCCACGCTGGTGGAGGCGCGCGACCCGAAGGTGCCGCAGGCGGCGTTCGACCATGCCGTCTCCCTGACCAAGGTGCGCCCTGTTACGGAAGAGATCGCGCGGGCGGCAAGCAGGCTGCTTGCCGAGGAAGGCCTGCACGGTCATAAGTACGCTGTCGACGCAATGCTCGCGGCTACGGCCCACGCCGAGCACGGCGACGTGACCGTTCTCACCAGCGACACGGACGACCTGCGCAGGCTGTGCCGCCTCCGTATCGCTGTCGAACCGATCTGA
- a CDS encoding LLM class flavin-dependent oxidoreductase: MRLSTVILPVHRWAEGQKIWRQAEDLGFHTAYTYDHLTWRTFRDGPWFGALPTLTAAASVTARIRLGTLVTSPNFRHPVPLAKELMSLDDISGGRFTLGIGAGGDGFDATALGQEPWTPRERADRFAEFVPLLDRLLTEEAVSHEGTHYSAREARALPGCVQRPRLPFAVAATGPRGMRLAARHGQAWVTTGDPKIAKTGTPEQSLTAIGAQLRRLEEICAETGRDAAGLDRILLTGFTPDRGTPMESLDAFVDFAGAHFALGIDEIVIHSPIPDSEFAADQAVYEKIAVDALGQLR; the protein is encoded by the coding sequence ATGCGTCTGAGCACCGTGATCCTTCCCGTCCACCGCTGGGCCGAAGGGCAGAAGATCTGGCGGCAGGCCGAGGACCTCGGCTTTCACACCGCGTACACCTACGACCATCTGACCTGGCGCACCTTCCGCGACGGCCCCTGGTTCGGTGCACTGCCCACCCTGACCGCGGCGGCGTCGGTCACCGCACGCATCCGGCTCGGCACCCTCGTGACCTCCCCGAACTTCCGGCACCCCGTCCCCCTCGCCAAGGAGCTGATGAGCCTCGACGACATCAGCGGCGGCCGTTTCACCCTCGGGATCGGGGCGGGCGGCGACGGTTTCGACGCCACCGCCCTCGGCCAGGAACCGTGGACGCCCAGGGAGCGCGCCGACCGGTTCGCCGAGTTCGTGCCGCTGCTCGACCGGCTGCTCACCGAGGAAGCCGTCAGCCATGAAGGCACCCACTACTCGGCCCGGGAGGCCCGGGCCCTTCCCGGCTGCGTCCAGCGGCCCCGGCTGCCCTTCGCCGTCGCCGCGACCGGACCGCGCGGTATGCGGCTCGCCGCCCGCCACGGACAGGCCTGGGTGACCACGGGCGACCCGAAGATCGCCAAGACGGGGACGCCCGAGCAGTCCCTCACGGCGATCGGCGCACAGCTGCGCCGCCTGGAGGAGATCTGCGCGGAGACCGGCCGGGACGCCGCCGGGCTCGACCGGATCCTGCTGACCGGCTTCACCCCGGACCGCGGCACCCCGATGGAGTCCCTGGACGCGTTCGTCGACTTCGCGGGCGCCCACTTCGCCCTGGGCATCGACGAGATCGTGATCCACTCCCCGATCCCGGACTCGGAGTTCGCCGCGGACCAGGCGGTCTACGAGAAGATCGCCGTGGACGCCCTGGGCCAGCTGCGCTGA
- a CDS encoding Cof-type HAD-IIB family hydrolase, with amino-acid sequence MTPATDPRGPSPAPPPRLIATDLDGTLLHDDKTVSARTVAALAAAEDAGIEVFFVTGRPARWMGVVSDHVHGHGLAICANGAAVVDLHSGGTLLTVHPLERATALGVVRTLGTIAPGTTFGVETTGGFHHEPAYPTLYADEPGTIVAAAEKLLQDGAVGGAPVMKLLAQHPELAPDTFHALAREHIGSLASVTRSSAGALLEISGPGVSKASTLARCCAERGISAAEVVAFGDMPNDVEMLRWAGTSYAMGNAHPDVIAAASGRTVANNEDGVAVVIEQILRERA; translated from the coding sequence GTGACCCCTGCAACCGATCCCCGCGGCCCGTCCCCGGCCCCTCCGCCCAGGCTGATCGCCACGGATCTGGACGGCACCCTGCTGCACGACGACAAAACGGTCTCGGCGCGGACCGTCGCCGCGCTCGCCGCGGCCGAGGACGCGGGGATCGAGGTCTTCTTCGTCACCGGCCGCCCCGCCCGCTGGATGGGGGTCGTCAGCGACCATGTCCACGGCCACGGCCTGGCGATCTGCGCCAACGGCGCCGCCGTCGTCGATCTGCACTCCGGCGGCACCCTCCTCACCGTCCATCCGCTGGAGCGCGCCACCGCTCTCGGCGTCGTACGGACCCTGGGCACGATCGCGCCCGGCACCACCTTCGGAGTCGAGACCACCGGCGGTTTCCACCACGAACCGGCCTATCCGACGCTGTACGCCGACGAACCGGGAACCATCGTCGCCGCGGCCGAGAAACTCCTCCAGGACGGTGCCGTCGGCGGGGCACCGGTCATGAAGCTGCTCGCCCAGCACCCGGAGCTCGCCCCGGACACCTTCCACGCACTGGCCCGGGAGCACATCGGAAGCCTCGCTTCCGTCACCCGGTCCAGCGCGGGCGCGCTGCTGGAGATCAGCGGCCCGGGCGTGAGCAAAGCCAGCACGCTCGCCCGCTGCTGTGCCGAGCGCGGCATCTCCGCCGCGGAGGTGGTGGCCTTCGGGGACATGCCGAACGACGTGGAGATGCTCCGCTGGGCGGGGACGTCGTACGCGATGGGCAACGCACACCCGGACGTGATCGCCGCGGCGTCGGGGCGGACCGTCGCCAACAACGAGGACGGCGTCGCCGTCGTCATCGAGCAGATCCTGCGCGAGCGCGCCTGA
- a CDS encoding M23 family metallopeptidase codes for MCLCRSRRSPLSVLVMVVCALLVPGPAVAVEAGGTAVTAGPAVTAGPATAEKPADPPEEGPGVPDPADPADQERTGPPEPSGAEGPDASEDPAGRPEAAASDPAPSHGAAVTGTSAEVARLFEETAEITAAYERSRRAADGQRVAVARLQKQLALRRTEVAALHDAVGAIARDQYRTGGQLTVTAGLLLARDPDELMRGRRAARQAETAVQRLLVQAGAAAEELAAAEERARRARHDLEARTARLARVRQGLERRLEAARWTLRNEAAARSAAGTCAGPARGAAGSEPGASGGGPAWVPPVDRYRLSAGFGSGGERWAHRHTGQDFAVDIGTPVRSVGAGRVLSVSCGGAFGIQIVVRHPDGYYTQYAHLSSVAVGRRESVRTGQVIGLAGSTGNSTGPHLHFEVRLTPYLGSGVDPAGWLRERGVGLASSPDPDAG; via the coding sequence ATGTGCCTGTGCCGAAGCCGCCGGTCGCCCCTGTCCGTCCTGGTGATGGTGGTGTGTGCGCTGCTGGTGCCCGGTCCCGCGGTCGCCGTCGAGGCGGGCGGAACCGCGGTGACGGCCGGACCGGCCGTCACCGCCGGACCGGCTACGGCGGAGAAACCCGCGGACCCGCCGGAAGAGGGCCCGGGCGTTCCGGACCCGGCGGACCCGGCGGATCAGGAACGTACCGGACCCCCGGAACCGTCCGGAGCCGAAGGGCCCGATGCCTCCGAGGACCCAGCGGGCCGTCCGGAGGCGGCCGCGTCCGACCCGGCGCCGTCCCACGGAGCCGCGGTCACCGGGACGTCCGCCGAGGTGGCGCGGTTGTTCGAGGAGACGGCGGAGATCACCGCCGCGTACGAGAGGAGCCGGCGCGCGGCGGACGGACAGCGGGTGGCCGTGGCCCGGCTCCAGAAGCAGCTCGCCCTGCGCCGTACCGAAGTCGCCGCCCTGCACGACGCCGTGGGGGCGATCGCCCGCGACCAGTACCGCACCGGCGGACAGCTCACTGTCACCGCAGGACTGCTGCTCGCCCGGGATCCGGATGAGCTGATGCGCGGACGGCGGGCCGCCAGGCAGGCCGAAACCGCTGTTCAGCGGCTGCTCGTACAGGCCGGGGCGGCGGCGGAGGAGCTGGCGGCGGCCGAGGAGCGGGCCCGGCGGGCGCGGCACGACCTGGAGGCGCGCACGGCGCGGCTGGCCCGGGTGCGGCAGGGGCTGGAACGCAGGCTGGAGGCGGCGCGCTGGACGCTCCGGAACGAGGCGGCGGCCCGGTCGGCGGCGGGGACGTGCGCGGGTCCGGCCCGGGGCGCCGCGGGGTCGGAGCCGGGCGCGTCCGGCGGCGGCCCGGCCTGGGTGCCGCCGGTCGACCGCTACCGGCTGTCCGCGGGCTTCGGCAGCGGCGGTGAACGCTGGGCCCACCGCCATACCGGCCAGGACTTCGCCGTCGACATCGGCACGCCCGTGAGATCGGTGGGGGCGGGCCGGGTGCTGTCGGTGTCCTGCGGTGGAGCCTTCGGCATCCAGATCGTCGTCCGGCACCCCGACGGCTACTACACGCAGTACGCGCATCTGTCGTCGGTGGCGGTGGGGCGGCGCGAATCGGTGCGTACGGGGCAGGTGATCGGGCTCGCCGGGTCGACGGGCAACTCGACCGGGCCGCATCTGCACTTCGAGGTGCGGCTCACCCCGTACCTGGGGTCAGGGGTGGATCCGGCCGGCTGGCTGCGGGAGCGGGGGGTCGGGCTGGCGTCGTCGCCGGACCCGGACGCGGGCTGA
- a CDS encoding sensor histidine kinase: protein MPDRAQDPGETGDPLEAATRVTRSLQGLSTELTARVPQLLEAMRSVGTGLELHTTLDRICETAAELADARYAAIGVVDEEGRGLSDFVTHGIDEETATRIGHRPDGQRGLLGALIHDPATVMLADLTTDPRSAGFPPGHPPMRTFLGVPIRVQGEIFGNLYLAEKRGGARFNDYDLHMVRVLATEAGIAIGNARLYEAARQRERWIDGSVAVTTALLSGGDAEDALTVVAEQARRLADAAAGIVLLPADEGGLEIVAVAADGPATALGEVMPPESPVIERLLAGEPVFVADAATDPRVITRSAGRYGPCMMLPLQSGGRVLGALATPRARGARQFTEAERTLATQFASQAALALIMAEAQRDRERLAVYEDRDRIARDLHDLVIQRLFATGMMLEGAQRRSRVPAVQDGVGKAVDELDVTIQEIRTAIFALQQGPAEAPSGLRTRVLREINMAAVPLGFTPGHRFLGPVDTVVGELTGKNLIAALREALSNAFRHADASRIDVVVDATVKLPDGTDGVRLTVADDGVGIPAGGRRSGLRNLARRAESLGGSSTCGAGIGEGGEGTTVRWEAPL from the coding sequence ATGCCGGACCGTGCGCAGGACCCCGGGGAGACGGGCGATCCGCTGGAGGCCGCGACCCGGGTGACCCGCAGCCTGCAGGGGCTGTCCACCGAGCTGACCGCCCGGGTGCCGCAGTTGCTGGAGGCGATGCGGTCCGTCGGCACCGGTCTGGAACTGCACACCACCCTCGACCGGATCTGCGAGACCGCGGCCGAACTCGCAGACGCCCGCTATGCGGCGATCGGTGTCGTCGACGAGGAGGGCCGGGGGCTCTCCGACTTCGTCACCCACGGGATCGACGAGGAGACGGCCACCCGGATCGGTCACCGGCCCGACGGCCAGCGGGGACTGCTCGGTGCGCTGATCCACGATCCGGCGACGGTGATGCTCGCCGATCTGACCACCGACCCCCGCTCGGCGGGCTTCCCGCCCGGGCATCCGCCGATGCGGACCTTCCTCGGCGTCCCCATCCGGGTCCAGGGCGAGATCTTCGGCAACCTCTATCTCGCGGAGAAGCGCGGCGGGGCCCGGTTCAACGACTACGACCTGCACATGGTGCGGGTACTGGCCACGGAGGCGGGCATCGCCATCGGCAACGCCCGGCTGTACGAGGCCGCCCGCCAGCGCGAGCGGTGGATCGACGGCTCGGTCGCCGTCACCACCGCCCTGCTGTCCGGCGGGGACGCCGAGGACGCGCTGACCGTCGTCGCCGAACAGGCCCGCAGGCTTGCCGACGCCGCCGCCGGGATCGTGCTGCTCCCGGCCGACGAAGGCGGCCTCGAAATCGTGGCCGTCGCCGCCGACGGGCCCGCGACGGCCCTGGGCGAGGTGATGCCGCCGGAGAGCCCGGTGATCGAGAGGCTGCTGGCCGGGGAGCCGGTGTTCGTCGCGGACGCGGCCACCGACCCGCGGGTGATCACCCGCAGTGCCGGGCGGTACGGGCCCTGCATGATGCTGCCGCTCCAGAGCGGCGGCCGGGTGCTGGGCGCACTGGCCACTCCGCGGGCCCGGGGCGCCCGCCAGTTCACCGAGGCGGAGCGGACCCTCGCCACCCAGTTCGCCTCCCAGGCCGCACTGGCCCTGATCATGGCCGAGGCGCAGCGGGACCGGGAGCGGCTCGCGGTCTACGAGGACCGTGACCGGATCGCCCGTGATCTGCACGATCTGGTGATCCAGCGGCTGTTCGCGACCGGGATGATGCTGGAGGGGGCCCAGCGGCGGTCCCGGGTGCCCGCCGTCCAGGACGGGGTCGGCAAGGCCGTCGACGAACTGGATGTGACCATCCAGGAGATCCGTACGGCGATCTTCGCGCTCCAGCAGGGACCGGCGGAGGCGCCGTCGGGGTTGCGGACCCGGGTCCTGCGCGAGATCAACATGGCGGCCGTACCGCTCGGCTTCACCCCCGGCCACCGCTTTCTGGGGCCGGTGGACACGGTGGTCGGCGAACTGACCGGGAAGAACCTGATCGCGGCGCTCCGGGAGGCGCTGTCGAACGCCTTCCGGCACGCGGACGCGTCGCGTATCGACGTGGTGGTGGACGCGACGGTGAAGCTGCCGGACGGGACGGACGGGGTACGCCTGACGGTCGCCGACGACGGGGTCGGCATCCCGGCCGGGGGGCGGCGCAGCGGGCTGCGCAATCTGGCGCGGCGGGCGGAGTCGCTGGGCGGGTCGAGCACCTGCGGGGCGGGCATCGGCGAGGGCGGCGAGGGGACCACGGTCCGCTGGGAGGCACCGCTGTAG
- the cydD gene encoding thiol reductant ABC exporter subunit CydD, translated as MKPIDPRLLRYARTTRRFLAAVVLLGLIGAALVIAQAMLIAEVVVGAFQKGLGVEEALTPLALLAAVAVGRALVSWLTELAAHRASAAVKSELRGRLLERAAALGPGWLSGQRTGSLVALATRGIDALDDYFARYLPQLGLAVVVPVAVLARIVTEDWVSAAIIVVTLPLIPLFMVLIGWYTRARMDRQWRQLSRLSGHFLDVVAGLPTLKVFGRAKAQAESIRTITAEYRRATMRTLRVAFISSFALELLATLSVALVAVTIGMRLVHGGMDLHTGLVILILAPEAYLPIRMVGTQYHAAAEGLAAAEEIFAVLESEPRRPGTRPVPASVRLELTGVTVRHEGRAEPSLDSATLVVEEGETVALVGPSGIGKSTLLDVVLGFTEPAEGLITVGGVPLAELDTGHWRERIAWVPQRPYLFAGTVAENVRLARPDADDAAVREALRQAGAYEFVAALPEGTETVLGEDGSGLSAGQRQRLALARAFLADRPVVLLDEPTAALDGGTEEEVVAAVRRLAAGRTVLLVVHRPALLTLADRVVRLTRTRTADAGAVEPVGGGAVETGVYASPYAGAAGAVDPKAAGDPGTDAHGGLSAHSYDFDDERAAVPGVRVPALTRVRRAADRRRGRFGLALLLGSLALGSAVGLMAVSGWLISRASEQPPVMYLMMAVTATRAFGIGRAVFRYAERVVSHDAVLRMLADLRVAVHRGLERIAPAGLNRSRRGDLLSRLVTDVDALQDYWLRWLLPAGSALLVSAGAVGFTAWLLPEAGALLAAGLLAAGLAVPLLSGAVARRAERQLAPARGVLATRTVDLLRGTAELTVAGALGARTEAVRDADRRLTGIASRGAAATALGSGLTALACGLTVVFVALAGVAAVRDGRLDGVSLAVVVLTPLAAFEAVNALPLAVQYRQRVGRSAERVYEVLDAPVPVLEPEVPAEAPATAFPLELRGVRARYPEQARNALDGIDLTVAAGSRIAVVGPSGSGKTTLAQVLLRFLDIQDFGDFRDVRDVCGLPGSEPGPGGSYTLGGTDARTLDGDTVRGFVGLCAQDAHVFDSSVRENLRIGRPGATEDELRQALDEARLLDWVDGLPQGLDTLVGEHGARLSGGQRQRLALARALLADFPVLVLDEPAEHLDLATADALTADLLAATEGRTGRGGATVLITHRLRGLDAVDEVVVLEDGRAVQRGPYAELAAVDGPLRRMLDRERATDATAEDALATAGAV; from the coding sequence GTGAAACCGATCGACCCGCGTCTGCTCCGTTACGCCCGGACCACCCGCCGCTTTCTCGCCGCGGTCGTGCTGCTCGGCCTGATCGGGGCGGCGCTGGTCATCGCCCAGGCGATGCTGATCGCCGAGGTGGTGGTCGGAGCCTTCCAGAAGGGGTTGGGTGTCGAGGAGGCGCTGACCCCGCTGGCCCTGCTGGCGGCGGTCGCCGTCGGCCGGGCGCTGGTCTCCTGGCTGACCGAGCTGGCCGCACACCGGGCCAGCGCGGCGGTCAAGTCGGAGCTGCGGGGGCGGCTGCTGGAGCGGGCCGCGGCCCTGGGCCCGGGCTGGCTGAGCGGACAGCGCACCGGGTCCCTGGTCGCGCTGGCCACCCGCGGTATCGACGCCCTCGACGACTACTTCGCCCGCTATCTGCCCCAGTTGGGTCTGGCGGTCGTCGTCCCGGTGGCGGTGCTGGCCCGGATCGTCACCGAGGACTGGGTCTCCGCGGCCATCATCGTGGTGACCCTGCCGCTGATCCCCCTCTTCATGGTGCTGATCGGCTGGTACACCCGGGCCAGGATGGACCGTCAGTGGCGGCAGCTCTCGCGGCTGTCCGGGCACTTCCTGGATGTCGTCGCCGGTCTGCCGACGCTCAAGGTCTTCGGCCGGGCCAAGGCGCAGGCGGAGTCGATCCGTACGATCACCGCCGAGTACCGGCGGGCCACCATGCGCACCCTGCGGGTCGCCTTCATCTCCTCGTTCGCGCTGGAACTGCTCGCCACCCTCTCCGTCGCCCTGGTCGCCGTCACCATCGGCATGCGGCTGGTGCACGGCGGAATGGACCTGCACACCGGGCTGGTCATTCTGATCCTGGCGCCCGAGGCGTATCTGCCGATCCGGATGGTGGGCACGCAGTACCACGCCGCGGCGGAGGGGCTCGCGGCCGCCGAGGAGATCTTCGCGGTCCTGGAGAGCGAACCGCGCCGCCCCGGAACGCGGCCCGTGCCCGCTTCCGTACGGCTGGAGCTGACCGGGGTGACGGTACGCCACGAGGGCCGTGCCGAACCGTCCCTGGACTCCGCGACCCTGGTCGTCGAGGAAGGCGAGACGGTCGCCCTGGTCGGCCCGAGCGGGATCGGCAAGTCCACCCTGCTCGATGTCGTCCTCGGCTTCACCGAACCCGCCGAGGGCCTGATCACGGTCGGTGGCGTCCCGCTCGCGGAACTGGACACCGGCCACTGGCGGGAGCGGATCGCCTGGGTGCCCCAGCGGCCGTATCTCTTCGCGGGGACCGTCGCCGAGAACGTCCGGCTGGCCCGGCCGGACGCCGATGACGCGGCCGTACGGGAGGCCCTGCGGCAGGCCGGGGCGTACGAATTCGTCGCGGCGCTGCCCGAGGGCACCGAAACCGTGCTCGGCGAGGACGGTTCCGGACTCTCCGCGGGGCAGCGGCAGCGGCTGGCGCTCGCCCGGGCGTTCCTCGCGGACCGGCCGGTGGTGCTGCTCGACGAGCCCACCGCCGCGCTGGACGGGGGTACGGAGGAGGAGGTCGTAGCAGCGGTACGGCGGCTCGCAGCCGGACGGACCGTCCTGCTGGTGGTCCACCGGCCGGCGCTGCTGACGCTCGCGGACCGGGTCGTGCGCCTGACGCGGACGCGTACCGCGGACGCCGGGGCCGTGGAACCGGTGGGCGGCGGGGCCGTGGAGACCGGGGTGTACGCGAGTCCGTACGCCGGTGCCGCCGGTGCTGTTGATCCGAAGGCCGCCGGGGACCCGGGCACCGACGCCCACGGCGGACTGTCCGCCCATTCCTATGACTTCGACGACGAGCGGGCGGCGGTGCCGGGGGTACGCGTCCCGGCCCTCACCCGGGTCCGCCGGGCCGCCGACCGCCGGCGTGGCCGGTTCGGGCTGGCACTGCTGCTGGGCAGCCTGGCACTGGGCTCGGCCGTCGGGCTCATGGCGGTCTCCGGCTGGCTGATCTCCCGGGCCTCCGAGCAGCCGCCGGTGATGTATCTGATGATGGCCGTCACCGCGACCCGCGCCTTCGGGATCGGCCGGGCCGTCTTCCGCTACGCCGAACGCGTCGTCTCCCACGACGCCGTGCTGCGGATGCTCGCCGATCTGCGGGTCGCCGTCCACCGTGGACTGGAGCGGATCGCCCCGGCCGGGCTGAACCGCAGCCGCCGCGGTGATCTGCTGTCCCGGCTGGTCACCGATGTGGACGCACTCCAGGACTACTGGCTGCGATGGCTGCTCCCGGCGGGCTCGGCCCTGCTGGTCAGCGCCGGGGCCGTCGGTTTCACGGCCTGGCTGCTGCCGGAGGCGGGCGCTCTGCTCGCCGCCGGGCTGCTGGCCGCCGGACTGGCCGTACCGCTGCTCAGCGGCGCGGTCGCGCGCAGGGCGGAACGGCAGCTCGCACCCGCCCGGGGCGTCCTGGCCACCCGCACGGTCGACCTGCTGCGCGGCACCGCCGAACTGACCGTCGCCGGAGCGCTCGGCGCCCGTACCGAAGCCGTACGGGACGCCGACCGGCGGCTGACCGGGATCGCGTCCCGGGGCGCCGCCGCCACCGCGCTCGGCTCCGGACTCACCGCCCTCGCCTGCGGCCTGACGGTCGTCTTCGTGGCACTGGCCGGAGTCGCGGCCGTCCGGGACGGACGGCTCGACGGCGTCAGCCTCGCGGTCGTCGTCCTCACCCCGCTCGCCGCCTTCGAAGCGGTCAACGCACTGCCGCTGGCCGTCCAGTACCGGCAGCGGGTGGGCAGGAGCGCGGAGCGGGTGTACGAGGTGCTGGACGCGCCCGTCCCGGTGCTGGAACCGGAGGTGCCCGCGGAGGCGCCCGCGACGGCGTTCCCGCTGGAGCTGCGGGGGGTGCGGGCCCGGTACCCGGAACAGGCGCGGAACGCGCTCGACGGAATCGACCTCACCGTCGCGGCGGGCAGCCGGATCGCGGTCGTCGGCCCGTCCGGCTCCGGGAAGACCACGCTGGCGCAGGTGCTGCTGCGCTTCCTCGACATCCAGGATTTCGGGGACTTCCGCGATGTCCGTGATGTCTGCGGCCTTCCCGGCTCGGAGCCCGGACCGGGGGGCTCGTACACCCTGGGCGGTACCGACGCCCGGACCCTCGACGGGGACACCGTCCGCGGTTTCGTCGGGCTCTGTGCCCAGGACGCCCATGTCTTCGACAGCTCGGTCCGGGAGAACCTGCGCATCGGACGCCCCGGCGCCACGGAGGACGAACTGCGGCAGGCGCTCGACGAGGCCCGGCTCCTGGACTGGGTCGACGGGCTGCCGCAGGGCCTGGACACCCTGGTCGGGGAGCATGGCGCCCGGCTCTCCGGAGGCCAGCGGCAGCGGCTCGCGCTGGCCCGCGCCCTCCTCGCCGACTTCCCCGTCCTCGTCCTCGACGAGCCGGCCGAACACCTCGACCTGGCCACGGCCGACGCCCTCACCGCGGACCTGCTGGCGGCGACGGAGGGACGGACCGGCCGGGGCGGGGCGACCGTGCTGATCACCCATCGGCTCCGGGGGCTCGACGCGGTCGACGAGGTGGTGGTGCTGGAGGACGGACGGGCCGTACAGCGCGGTCCGTACGCCGAACTGGCCGCGGTCGACGGACCGCTGCGGCGGATGCTGGACCGGGAACGGGCCACGGACGCCACGGCGGAGGACGCGCTGGCGACGGCCGGAGCGGTCTGA